The following DNA comes from Streptomyces sp. Ag109_O5-10.
TCGCAGCAGGCCAGCAGCGACTCCACCTTCTTCATCACGTCGTTGCTGTCCGGGTCGTCGGACCGGTCCAGGAAGATCTCCACGCTCATCTCACGCGGGTGGGTGCCGAGGAACTCCGGCAGCGCGCCGTCCCGTTCGATCGGCGCCGCCGAGGACTTCCAGTCCGCCCGGCGGGCGATCGACAGCTGCGCCGGGTTGAACTCGAACCCGAACGTCTTGATGATGCCGCCCGGACTGGTGCTGGTGCCCACGGGCGGCTCGTGAATCGCGAGGGTGGCCCGCACGAGGCTCTTGCCGGCGCCCCGGCTGCTCCTGGCCATGATCTGCTCTGCCTCTCAGTCCGTGAATCCGTGGTGGGCGATCTCCAGGACCTCCGTGGCCACGGACGGGTTGCCCGCGTCCAGGGAGGGCCCCTGCCAGCTCACCGGCAGCACGTCGAGCAGCCCCCACCGGGCCACCTCCGAGCCGTCCGCGCGCAGCGCCGTGATCTGCCCGGTGGGCCGCTCGATCCCCGTCTGCACGGACGAGATCCACTTCGCGACCTTCGAGGTGTCAGGAGTGAGCGGGCGGGTCAGCCGGATGTGCGAGAAGGTGACCCGGGTCGGCAGCTGCCACACGAACCCGTTGTTCCCGCCCTCCTGCCGCTGCTCGATCTCCACCTGCGACGACAGCCCCTCGCACCCGTTGAAGTAACCGAGGTCCTCACCGTCGATGGAGAGGCTGAACCAGACTGTGGTTCCCGGGTCCTGGCGATCCATCGGCAGGCCTTTCTGTGGGTGGTGCGCGGTCGTCGTGATCAGGGGCGGTCAGAGGCCGTCGGGGGTGGTCAGGGGCGGAAGTCGCGGAGCTTCCCGACGCGTTCGCGGTCGCGGCGGAGTTCGGTGCGGACCTGCCGGGTGATCCGGTCGATGATCCGGTGCACGAGGGCGTCCACCTGGAACTCGGTGAGGGCCCGCGGATCGAATCCGCCGGCCTCGACGGCCGTGTAGCCGGGCGGTGGATCGTCGGCGGCCGAGGCCGAGGCGGAGTACCCGGGCGGCGGCGGGCCGTCGGGGGGAGGGGGCTGCCTGGACGTCTGGGTCCGGGGAGCCGACGGGCGGGTGGTGTGGGCGGCCGGTTCCTTCTTCAGGGAGTCCGTGGGGTGGTGGCCGCCGGGGGACGCGGTGGGGAGGGCGTCGCGCTGGACGGTGACGCGGCCGAGGGGTGCGACGGGGAGCGGTGCGGTGGCGGAGATCGGGGTGGTCGGGCGCAGGGGGACGGGCTGAGCGGGCGCGGAGGTGGTGGCAGCCGGCTTGACCGGCAGGGCGGGGGGCGGAGTCGCGTGCGCGGTCGCGGCCCGCTGCACGAAGAGGGGCAGGGGGGCCGGGGCGGTGGTCATGGGGAACGGCGACCCCGCCTGCCGCTGCACGGCCGGCCGGCTGCTTCCGGGGGCGGGAGGGGCCGGGGCGGTGGTGCGCTGGACGAAGGGGGGCCAGGGGGAAGGCGGTGCGGCCGTCGCCGCAGTGGCCGCCGGGGCGGGGCCGGGAAAGGACGGGAGCGGCGGCGGCACGGGACCGGCGGAGACCGGCAGGAACGACTGAGCCGGCCGGGGTCCCTCGGCCGTCGACGGTGGCAGGCCCGGTGCCGAGGCGCGCTGCACCGGGCGGGGCGCTCCGGGCACCGGCGGGGAAGAAGCGGCCGGCTGGTCACCGGACGGAGGACTCGACGTGCCCGCCGCCGAACCGCTCGCCGGACCGCTCGACGTGCCGGCCGCCGGACCGCTCGACGTGCCAGCAACCGGACCGCTCGACGTGCCAGCAACCGGACCGCTCGATGGACCGCGCACCGGACCGCTCGATGCCGGTTTCCGCTGCACGGACGGCACGGCCGACTGGCGGCCGGCGGACCTCGCGGCGGCCGCACCCGCGGCGACGGGGCCCGCGACGGGGGCGCCGAGGCCGAGGCGCGGGGCGCGCGGAGGGGTCGTACCGGCACGCTGTCCGGAGGCGGCAACGGGACCCGGCGCCGGCGCGGGCCGGGCCGCCGGGGCCGGGCCGGCGGACGACGGTGCGTGTCCCTGCTCGCGCGGGCCGGTCGGGGTCTGCGCGGCCGGGACGGCGGCGGACGAGGGCTGCGCGGCCTCCGCCGTCCGCCGCTGTACGGACACCTCGTGGGCACCGCTCCCCGCGGCGGTCGGAAGCGGAGCGCCGAGGCCGGGGCGAGGGGCGCCCGGGGTCGTCGCGGCACGCTGCACGGGAGCGGGCGCGGAGGCGGGTGCGGCCGCCGTCGTCCTCGTCGTCGCGGTGGTGGCCGCGGTGTCCCTGCCGACCTCGCCCGGTGGCATCGGCACGGCAGCCGGTACGGCTCCCCCGCCTGCCGGGCGAGGCGCCTCCCGTACGCCGTCGGTTGCCCCCGCGCTCTCCCTCACCGTCCGCTGCACGGGCGCCTCGCGGCCACCGCCCGGGGCCGGGGACCCCGAGGGCGGCGCGCTCCGCGGGGCGGCCGTGGCACGTGAGGCGGGGGGCAAGGCGCCCACCGTGGGCGAGGCGGCCGTGGCGGATTCGGTGCTGGTGGCGCCGGTGGCCGCCGTACCGGAGGACCCGGGCCTCGGTGCCGAAGTCGCCTCCGCGCGACCGCTTTCCGGAGACGGCGGCGTGTGCCGGGTGGCCGGGCCGGTGCCGGTACCGCCCGGTGCCGGAGCCGTCTGGGGACTGCCGGGCGAGGGCAGGGCCGGAGGGACCGGGGTGCGGCCGCCGTCGCTCACCGCCTGCCGCTGCACAGGGGTCCGCGCTCCGGCGCCGGGCATGCCGGAAGGCCTGCCGTCGCCCGGGGACGTTGCGGACGCCGAGCGGGCCGCAGGGGCAGAAGGGGGCGTCGGTGAGGGCGACGCGGGGGCCGTACGGGCCGTAGCCCCGGGCGACACCGGTGCCGAGGCCGTCGTACCACCGCCACCTCCGGTGGACACCCTGGTCGGGCTCGCCCCCGACGCCGGTGCCGTTGTGCTCGGCCGGGCGGTCGCCGGTGCGGCACCGGACGCGGACCGCTGTACGGCGGCAGGGGCCGGCGCCCGCCTGGGAGCAGCGGCGCGCGGGGCGCTGCCGGAGGAGGTACGGCCATCACCGCGCGGACGCGACCAGCCGCCGGTCACCCGCACCGGATCCCCGCCGCCGCCCTCGACCGCCCGCTGTTCGACCCCGTCCGCCCCCGTTTCGGCGCCCGCTCGGTCACCCTCGCCCGACGCCGGCACCGCGGCCTCGGTGGCCGTCACCCGCGGCGCCGACGGCAACGTACGCCGCTGCACGGCCGTCACCGACGGGCCGGCCGGTGCCGTCGTCAGCGCGCTGCGGCGCGGCGGGACGGGAGGTGCGGGCGCGACGCGCGGACCGGTGGCCGGAGCCGGGGCGACCGGAGTCGGCTGCGGCGCCCACGCCACCGGCACCGCGCTCGAAGCGGCGGCCGACGTGACCGACCGCTGGACAGCGGGCACCGCCCGCTGCCCGGACCCCGGCGCGCTGGGGGCGGATCCCTTGTCCTGGACGGTCGACGGGGCCACGGGGCCCGGCGCGCTGTTCCCGTCCCGTGCGGCTCCGGGTGTCACCCCGGTTCGCCGCGCGGCCGCACCACCACCGTGCCGGCCCGCCGACCCCACCCGCTGTACCGCCGGCGCCACCGGTCCGGCCGATCCCACGGCCCCGGCAGACCCGATGGATCCGGCGGGCCCCGCGGACTCCCGGAGCGTGGCCCGCCGCGGGTCCGTCGTGGCCGGCCGCGTAGTTCCCCGCGCTCCTGACGGGGCGCTTGCGCTCCCGACCGCCCGCAACGGCACCACCGGAACCGACGCACGGCGGCCGGCCGTCGGACCCGGCTGCCCGGCGGCTCCCGCCGGCCCCGCCAACGGCAGTGACTGCACCGGGCGTTCGAGGCCGGACACGGCCCCCGCGCCCGTGGTTCCGGTACGGCCGCCACCGGCGAGCCGCGCGCTCGACTCGCCGTCCAGGACGGCGTGCGAGCGCGTGCCCATGAACGACGGGTTCTGCCAGGTCGGCAGCCGGCCGCCGAACCCGGTGTCGGCGACCGGGCCGCCCGCCCCCAGCGCACGCTGGATCGGCGGCAGCCCGGACCAGGCCGCCGCCACCACGGGACGCGGCACCTCCGCGGGAGCCTCAGGCGCGCTCCCGTTCCCGTTCCCGGCCCCGCCGGCGTCGGACCCGCGGTCGCGCCCCCGTACCCGATCCCACAGCCCCACCTGTCAGCCCTCCGCTCCTGCGGAGGCCGCCGCCCTGGTCACCAGAGACGCGATCTCCGCCGTGTAGCGGCGGCGGTCGGCGTGCTCCAGGTCCAGGATGTCCTCCAGGTTCCAGTGGAAGTGGTAGGCGACGTACGCGATCTCCTCGTGCAGCCGGTCGGTCGCGTACGTCACGATTCCCCCAGGCGGCTCCCGCCGAGTTCCACCTCGAAGGGCTCCGAGCAGTGCGGGCAGTTGACCGCGGCCCGGGTGTGCCCCTCGGCGTTGATCTGGCGGTAGAAGTCCTGGAGGAACGCCAGGTCGGAGGCGAACATGTTCTCCACGATCCCGTCGTGGACGAGCGGGAGCGTGCCGAGGCGGGTGATGACCCGGCCGAGGAGCACCACCGACAGGAACGCGGGGTTCTCCTGGACGCGGACGTCCCGCAGCGGGATCAGCTCGTCGCGCGCCGTCGACAGGCGCATCACGCCGTCGCGGTGGACGGTGCCCTGCTCGTCGACGTACCCGCGCGGGAGCTGGAACGGGAACTCCGTGCGCAGCACCTCGACGGGCGCCTCCGGTTGCGCGGGCGCCTGGGGGGCCTGAGGCGCCACCGCCTCCGGTGCGAGCGGCGCCCCCACACCCCCGGCCCTGACAGCCGAACGCCTCATTACTCGATGACCAGTTCTTCGAACGTGATGGTCACCGTCTCGGTCAGCGCGGACGCCTCGCCCGCCTTCACCGTGCTGGTGTCGATCTTGCTGCACCAGGCGTTGCGCAGGTTGTAGCGCTTCACCGGGTTGTTCTCGAAGTCCATCATGATGATGGAGGCGTTCTTGCGGGCCGTGGTCATCTGGCCGTTGATCGACTCGTTGATCCACTGGGTGAACGACGAGGACTGGGTCATACCGCGGACGACCGTGCAGGTGCCGTTCTTCTTCACGCCCGGCAGGTTGCGGACGTGGTTCTTCCCGTCCGGCGTGTTCTGCTGGTAGGTGATGACGTCCTGCTCCATCGTCATGCCGCTGACCTCGGCGAGGTACTCGACCATCACGCCGTCGATCTGCAGGCCGAAATTGTGTGATGTGAGGGCGTCACCCGGCTGGAGACTCATGTGTTACTGCCCGTTCTTCTCAAGGTGCCGTGACATCGGGGGGGTTGAGGGGCCGGAGGCCCGCTACTCCTGCAGTTCGCCGCTGCCGCTGCTGAACTGGGCCAGCCGGAAGATCACGAACTCGGCGGGCTTGACCGGCGCGATGCCGATCTCGCAGATCACGCGGCCGACGTCGACCGACTCCGGCGGGTTGGTCTCCTCGTCGCACTTGACGTAGTACGCCTCCTCGGGCCGCTGCCCGAACAGGGCGCCGCTGCGCCACTCGTTGACCAGGAACGCGGAGATGTTGCGCCGGATGCGGGCCCAGAGGTTGTGGTCGTTGGGTTCGAAGACCACCCACTGGGTGCCGATCAGGATCGACTCCTCCAGGTAGTTGAAGTACCGGCGGATGTTCAGGTAGCGCCAGGCCGGGTCCGAGGACAGCGTGCGCGCGCCCCAGATGCGGATGCCGCGGCCGGGGAAGGCGCGGATGCAGTTCACGCCGATGGGGTTCAGGAGGTCCTGCTCGCCGCGGGTGATCTGGAGCTCCAGGTCGACCGCGCCGCGGATCACCTCGTTCGCCGGGGCCTTGTGGACGCCGCGCTCGGCGTCGTTGCGGGCCCAGACGCCGGCCACGTGGCCGGACGGCGGGATCAGCCGGGACTGGCCGGAGGACGGGTCGAAGGTCTTGATCCAGGGGTAGTACAGGGCCGCGTACTTGGAGTCGTAACCGGCCGTCTCCTGGCGCCAGACCCGGATCTGGCGGGCGTTGAGGCCGGGCGGCGGGTCGATGACGGCGACCCGGTCGCCCATCAGCTCGCAGTGCGCGATCAGGCCGAGCTGGACGGCCTTGACGGCCTCCAGGTCGATCGCGCCGCGCTGGTAGGCGGCCATCAGGTCGGGCACGGCCACCATGGACACCTCGTCAACGGCCTCCAGGCCGCCGAAGCCGGTGCGGTCGGCCGAGTCGCCGAGGTACTCGGCGGGGCCGGGGTGGGAGCCGGCGCCCGCGACGGGGGACGCGGACGCCGGCGTCTGGGTCGGGGCCACCAGGGCCACCGTCTGGTTGTCCGGACGGGCCAGCTGCGCGGCGGGCGCGGCCTCGGTCACGGTGATGAGCTTGGAGCGCTCCTTGACCTGGGTGACCACGTAGTTGCGGCCGCCCTTCTTCGCGGTCACGTCGAAGGTCTCGACGGCCTTGCCGCCGTCCTTGACGACCAGCCTGAAGCGTTCGGCGGGGCCCTCGCCCTCCGGGTCGGCGACCTCGACGCTCAGGTCTCCGGAGGCGATGGCGCTGACGGTGAAGGTGCCGAGCTGCTTGGCCTCGCCGGGCGGCAGGGCGGCCGGGGCGGCCGAGGTCCCGACGGCGGCGGGCGCGCCCACGGTGCCCTCGGCGTCTTCCCGGCTGCCGCCGACACGGACCACGTAGGCCGCCGTGCCGCCGTTGTTGAAGAAGCCGTAGACGGAGTGCGCGAGGTAGTACCCGTCGGTGAACTCACCGAAGGACGCGACGTACTGCGTCCAGTTGGTCACCAGCGTCGGCTCGTTCAGCGGACCGGTCGGGGCCAGGCCGACGAAGGCCGCCACCGACGTGCCCACCCCCTCGATCGGGCGCGAGCCGCTGGCCACCTCCTCGACGTAGACGCCGGGCGACAGGTAGGACGGCATGCTCTGCTCTCCTCGGGGTACGAGACAGGAACGCTTCCCACCCTCACGCGCGAAGCGCGTTCGGTGAAACGTCCTCCGGTGCCCGGACCCGGGCACACCTGTTGCCCCCAAGGGCAACCCCTGGGGGCAGCCACCCGCCGCAGGTCACCGGCCACGGGCCGGGAGCGCCTCGACTCCCCGTTGTTCACCGGTGGGTTCCGCGTCCGACCTCTTGTGGACCCGTCCCGTTCACGCGCTA
Coding sequences within:
- a CDS encoding phage tail protein yields the protein MDRQDPGTTVWFSLSIDGEDLGYFNGCEGLSSQVEIEQRQEGGNNGFVWQLPTRVTFSHIRLTRPLTPDTSKVAKWISSVQTGIERPTGQITALRADGSEVARWGLLDVLPVSWQGPSLDAGNPSVATEVLEIAHHGFTD
- a CDS encoding extensin, translating into MTTAPAPLPLFVQRAATAHATPPPALPVKPAATTSAPAQPVPLRPTTPISATAPLPVAPLGRVTVQRDALPTASPGGHHPTDSLKKEPAAHTTRPSAPRTQTSRQPPPPDGPPPPGYSASASAADDPPPGYTAVEAGGFDPRALTEFQVDALVHRIIDRITRQVRTELRRDRERVGKLRDFRP
- a CDS encoding phage tail protein codes for the protein MSLQPGDALTSHNFGLQIDGVMVEYLAEVSGMTMEQDVITYQQNTPDGKNHVRNLPGVKKNGTCTVVRGMTQSSSFTQWINESINGQMTTARKNASIIMMDFENNPVKRYNLRNAWCSKIDTSTVKAGEASALTETVTITFEELVIE
- a CDS encoding phage tail sheath subtilisin-like domain-containing protein — translated: MPSYLSPGVYVEEVASGSRPIEGVGTSVAAFVGLAPTGPLNEPTLVTNWTQYVASFGEFTDGYYLAHSVYGFFNNGGTAAYVVRVGGSREDAEGTVGAPAAVGTSAAPAALPPGEAKQLGTFTVSAIASGDLSVEVADPEGEGPAERFRLVVKDGGKAVETFDVTAKKGGRNYVVTQVKERSKLITVTEAAPAAQLARPDNQTVALVAPTQTPASASPVAGAGSHPGPAEYLGDSADRTGFGGLEAVDEVSMVAVPDLMAAYQRGAIDLEAVKAVQLGLIAHCELMGDRVAVIDPPPGLNARQIRVWRQETAGYDSKYAALYYPWIKTFDPSSGQSRLIPPSGHVAGVWARNDAERGVHKAPANEVIRGAVDLELQITRGEQDLLNPIGVNCIRAFPGRGIRIWGARTLSSDPAWRYLNIRRYFNYLEESILIGTQWVVFEPNDHNLWARIRRNISAFLVNEWRSGALFGQRPEEAYYVKCDEETNPPESVDVGRVICEIGIAPVKPAEFVIFRLAQFSSGSGELQE
- a CDS encoding DUF6760 family protein; this translates as MTYATDRLHEEIAYVAYHFHWNLEDILDLEHADRRRYTAEIASLVTRAAASAGAEG